In Molothrus ater isolate BHLD 08-10-18 breed brown headed cowbird chromosome 22, BPBGC_Mater_1.1, whole genome shotgun sequence, the genomic window AACAGCCCCAgatctgcagcccagccctgccccagccccagctgggatttctctgagctgctgaggtTTTGAATCATTTATTTACAGCAAGGCAGTAAAGGGAATatgtaaaataacatttaaatagGCAAAACACGAAGAGCATCATTAAGGAAGTGTAATAGAGCTCAGATTACCAattataataaagtaataaagaaATCTCTCAAGGAGCTTCATGTTCATAATGcagacagaggaaggaaaaaaaaaagggaaaagctccCAAGATTTCAGGaataaagctgatttttttttcctatcttgGTGTTgttcttaatttatttatttttgtctgtcaGGAACCATCAActcccagggaaggggaagacAGGAATGTCACTAAAGGCAGGGAGTCAgggggagcagcctctgcccaggaATCACCAAACTCCCAGCACAGATGGTCCCTGTTCAGGAATTCACAGGTTCCCCCCACAGCTGAGTTTTAATTTCACTTCTCTGCTACAGTTCTGGGTGGGGcccaggggagggggaaagatccagcaggaaaatggggatgcaaagaaatatttagGTGAAATATCACAAGGAGGGGTTGTTCAGCAATGATTTCAGAACAAGCTCCCCTTCGAAAATTCCGACCTTCAGAACaaattcccttttaaaaatagcaataaattAATAGgatcaattaattaattttgctgaATAATGGTTGTGGTtggatttaaaatgaaaaagaagccAGAAATGATTTGGGCTTGAGAGCAGcactccctgctcaggctgAATTGTCTCAGGGCACCAGCTCAGGCAGTGCAGCTCCTCTGAACCGCTCCAGAATTCCTTAAATTGCTTTTtgtggccagggcaggcagaaattcctttaaaaagggCAGAAATTCCCTCTCTGGTCTCACCTgcggctgcagcagcacccaggggtgTGCAGGGCACCCCAAGGCTCCAATTCCTGCAGGGATGTCCTGAAGGAGCAAGGGGGGATCTCTTTTCCTGCACTGGGTGCTCTGCCAGTTAATTAattaagtaattaattaataattcgTTACCTCTGAGCAGCAAAAATACAATCAAGGTACTTCAATCTCTggaaaaaattttctttgccaTCATTTGTCCTTCAAACACTCCAGGCAATTACagccaaaccaccccaaaaaatccaCCAGACAAAGCTGATTTTCCTTTAAGCTTATTTAATGATATTTGAAACGcttaaattttctatttcccAGGTCctgaaaacagatttctttttttttttctttttttttctctttttaagtgACCAATATTTAATTCCAGAAACATACAACCCGATCAGCTAAGTCATAAAAGAGCTATTTTACAAACATACATCTGGATAATTAGAACAATAAAGTCTTTTTAGACATTCAAACATGATCAGTAAAAATACAGGATTATTAATAAagatttttgtgtatttttttttttaaagaatacttccagatttttttttttcttctctttaaagTAAATCTCTGTTAAGAGTACATGATTGTATGTtgtacaaagaaaataaaaatattctagtATGAAGAGAGCTCCACAAGACttaattcaaaataaatcagCAGTGTTTTGGCTGCAGTGTCCCTTTTGCAGTACATCTGCTTGTCAGTTGGCACctttggggaaggggagggaatCCAGGGATTTCTTTGGGGAACAGGCAGAAAATACTGGAtccagaaaatactgaaatctaACAGCAGGGAGATTTAAATCTGAATATCCAATGTGAAACGCTGGAGTTTTAAATCAGAATATCCAATTTTAAATCAGAATATCCACTTTTAAACAATGGAATTTTAAATCAGAATGTCCAGTTTTAaacaatgaaattttaaatcAGAATATCCAATTTGAAACGCTGGAATTTTAAATCAGAATATCCAGTTTTAAGCAGTGGAATTTTAAATCAGAATATCCAATTTGAAACAGTGGAATTTTAATTCAGAATATCCCATTTGAAACACTGGAATTTTAAATCAGAATATCCCATTTTAAATACTGGAATTTTAAATCAGAATATCCAATTTTAAATCAGAATATCCCATTTTAAACACTGGACTTTTAAATCAGAATATCCCATTTTAAGCACTGGACTTTTAAATCAGAATATCCCATTTTAAACACTGGACTTTTAAATCAGAATATCCCATTTTAAATCAGAATATCCCATTTTAAGCACGGGCCAGGCGCTGTCTGGGAGCTCCTGAGGTTTGCACTCCTCTGGCCCCACCTCCCTGCACCAGGGCAATCGGGGATCTCCTGCAGGACAAGGGAATTCCCATTCCAGAAAATTCCACCTTCAGCTTTTGTCCATGAGCTGtgtggcagcagaagggaaatgaCCCCTCAGAAAATGTTCTTGTATCCCATCCTTGTTCCCAAACCAAGAAATCCTTGTTCTGTTTGGggaggagcaaaaaaaaaaaaaaaaaaaaaatttttgggATGAGGGGTTGGGACAAAAAAACTCCAGAGAAATGTTTGGATAAGGGAATGCCCAACCAATCAGGGGgagattaaaatgaaaatttcactttaaaataagGGGAAATCTTATGGCTTAAAGGAGGAAATAACAGTGGGAATCCTGAATAGTGCAtttgagctccagcctgaggtctggggtgctgcaggtgcgacagggagggaaaaggaatttCCTGGGACAAGGAATTCTCTGGGAAAAGGAATCCCCTGGGAAAAGGAATACCCTGGGAAAAGGAATCCCCTGGGAAAAGGAATCTCCTGGGGaaggaatttcctgggaaaggaattacctggaaaaaggaatttcctgggaaagGAATTACCTGGAAAAAGGAATTACCTGGGAAAGGAATCTCCTGGGGAAGGAATTCTCTGGGAAAGGAATCTCCTGGAAAAGGAATTCCCTAAGAGAAGGAAATCTCTGGGACaaggaatttcctgggaaagGAATCCCCTGGGACAAGGAATTTCCTGGAAAAGGAATTCCCTAGAAAAGGAATCCCCTGGGAAAGGAATTTCCTGGGAGAAGAATTCCCtgggaaaaggaattttgtgGGAAAAGGAATCCCCTGGGAAAAGGAATCCCCTGGGGAAGGAATTCTCTGGGAAAAGGAATCAcctggaaaaaggaatttcctgggaaaaggcaTTCCCTGTCCTTCCAGGGAAGGGATCCCTGCCCCACCGCCCTCCCTGTGTGTGAGGATgagccagagctggagcccagggcCCACAGTGGGGTTGGggtcaccccagagctgggggcacCAGCTGGGCCCATCCTGGCCTTGAGGgcccctcctggccctgccctgccctgggggcccctcctggccctgccctgccctgagggctcctcctggccctgccatgccctgggggctcctcctggccctgccctgagggcccctcctggccctgccctgccctgagggcccctcctggccctgccatGCCCTGGGGGCCCATCCTGGCCCTGCCATGCCCTGGGGGCCCATcctggccctgccaggccctgggggctcctctgccaccccaggctggcactggggggatTCTCCTCCATCCACCCTGCgagtgacagggacactgggTGAGGGGCGGAATTTGGGGGAAATGCCACTCCAGCAGGCAAAAACGTGAATTTACAAACTCACTGCCAGCTCTCCACCGCTGCCACAAGCACCAGAGGTGACACCAGGGACCACCACAGACTTCTGTAACCTGGAGAGACCCAGCCAGGGTTTTGTGTTCAACCACGAGCAAAGAGCAGGAGCCACCCAGgcctccccaaaccccacctctgctgcccttccagAACATTCTTCCCAAGCCACACtgagctccctctgctctggagctccaCGGAAGCCTCTGGGCACCCTGGAGATCACTGAGGTCACCACAACTGCTCCTGGATTTGGAGTGTGAGGGGGGAATGGCTCCAACCCCAGGTCTGGGCTGTTTTCCAGTTCTCCTCCAGGCAGCATTCCAGGCTGGGGGGCTCTCAGAGGGAATTTGGGTGTTTAAAACCTGGGGAATTGAGGGGCTGAGGCAAGGAGGGGAGTGCTGGGTTAATACTGACAGTAATCCCACACTACAGGATTTGGtgcatcccaaaaaaaccccagggagctcctggcagcctgcaggaggCTTTGGCTGCTGTTGGCAGTGGTGATGCTCCTCAAACAACAGGaattcctcccttccctctctccaaG contains:
- the LOC118700383 gene encoding uncharacterized protein LOC118700383 isoform X3, whose protein sequence is MNSGGRRGSRGDFGAGVGARSPWREGREEFLLFEEHHHCQQQPKPPAGCQELPGVFLGCTKSCSVGLLSVLTQHSPPCLSPSIPQVLNTQIPSESPPAWNAAWRRTGKQPRPGVGAIPPSHSKSRSSCGDLSDLQGAQRLPWSSRAEGAQCGLGRMFWKGSRGGVWGGLGGSCSLLVVEHKTLAGSLQVTEVCGGPWCHLWCLWQRWRAGSEFVNSRFCLLEWHFPQIPPLTQCPCHSQGGWRRIPPVPAWGGRGAPRAWQGQDGPPGHGRARMGPAGAPSSGVTPTPLWALGSSSGSSSHTGRAVGQGSLPWKDRECLFPGNSFFQVIPFPREFLPQGIPFPRGFLFPQNSFSQGILLPGNSFPRGFLF
- the LOC118700383 gene encoding uncharacterized protein LOC118700383 isoform X1 encodes the protein MNSGGRRGSRGDFGAGVGARSPWREGREEFLLFEEHHHCQQQPKPPAGCQELPGVFLGCTKSCSVGLLSVLTQHSPPCLSPSIPQVLNTQIPSESPPAWNAAWRRTGKQPRPGVGAIPPSHSKSRSSCGDLSDLQGAQRLPWSSRAEGAQCGLGRMFWKGSRGGVWGGLGGSCSLLVVEHKTLAGSLQVTEVCGGPWCHLWCLWQRWRAGSEFVNSRFCLLEWHFPQIPPLTQCPCHSQGGWRRIPPVPAWGGRGAPRAWQGQDGPPGHGRARMGPQGMAGPGGALRAGQGQEGPSGQGQEEPPGHGRARMGPAGAPSSGVTPTPLWALGSSSGSSSHTGRAVGQGSLPWKDRECLFPGNSFFQVIPFPREFLPQGIPFPRGFLFPQNSFSQGILLPGNSFPRGFLF
- the LOC118700383 gene encoding uncharacterized protein LOC118700383 isoform X5; translation: MNSGGRRGSRGDFGAGVGARSPWREGREEFLLFEEHHHCQQQPKPPAGCQELPGVFLGCTKSCSVGLLSVLTQHSPPCLSPSIPQVLNTQIPSESPPAWNAAWRRTGKQPRPGVGAIPPSHSKSRSSCGDLSDLQGAQRLPWSSRAEGAQCGLGRMFWKGSRGGVWGGLGGSCSLLVVEHKTLAGSLQVTEVCGGPWCHLWCLWQRWRAGSEFVNSRFCLLEWHFPQIPPLTQCPCHSQGGWRRIPPVPAWGGRGAPRAWQGQEGPSGQGRARRGPQGRARRSPQGMAGPGWAQLVPPALG
- the LOC118700383 gene encoding uncharacterized protein LOC118700383 isoform X2, yielding MNSGGRRGSRGDFGAGVGARSPWREGREEFLLFEEHHHCQQQPKPPAGCQELPGVFLGCTKSCSVGLLSVLTQHSPPCLSPSIPQVLNTQIPSESPPAWNAAWRRTGKQPRPGVGAIPPSHSKSRSSCGDLSDLQGAQRLPWSSRAEGAQCGLGRMFWKGSRGGVWGGLGGSCSLLVVEHKTLAGSLQVTEVCGGPWCHLWCLWQRWRAGSEFVNSRFCLLEWHFPQIPPLTQCPCHSQGGWRRIPPVPAWGGRGAPRAWQGQDGPSWCPQLWGDPNPTVGPGLQLWLILTHREGGGAGIPSLEGQGMPFPRKFLFPGDSFSQRIPSPGDSFSQGIPFPTKFLFPGNSSPRKFLSQGIPFLGNSFSRKFLVPGDSFPRKFLVPEISFS
- the LOC118700383 gene encoding uncharacterized protein LOC118700383 isoform X4 — translated: MNSGGRRGSRGDFGAGVGARSPWREGREEFLLFEEHHHCQQQPKPPAGCQELPGVFLGCTKSCSVGLLSVLTQHSPPCLSPSIPQVLNTQIPSESPPAWNAAWRRTGKQPRPGVGAIPPSHSKSRSSCGDLSDLQGAQRLPWSSRAEGAQCGLGRMFWKGSRGGVWGGLGGSCSLLVVEHKTLAGSLQVTEVCGGPWCHLWCLWQRWRAGSEFVNSRFCLLEWHFPQIPPLTQCPCHSQGGWRRIPPVPAWGGRGAPRAWQGQDGPPGHGRARMGPQGMAGPGGALRAGQGQEGPSGQGQEEPPGHGRARRSPQGRAGPGWAQLVPPALG